A single window of Vicia villosa cultivar HV-30 ecotype Madison, WI unplaced genomic scaffold, Vvil1.0 ctg.000822F_1_1, whole genome shotgun sequence DNA harbors:
- the LOC131631425 gene encoding acylamino-acid-releasing enzyme-like: MQFEEEEHYASLSNILPHFTTIPTIHKAWLFNNALGIFSFNQSHLLTNQTKTSILSCELVKQETDVKFQWAPFPIQMSGDVSMIVPSPSGSKLLVIRNPETKEDDASSCFQIWSSSCLEKEFLIPQSMHGSVYNEGWFEGVSWNLDETLIAYVAEEPSPTKPVFDNMGYVKGGCAEKDFGSWKGQGDWEEDWGETYSARRRPTLFVINVNSGEVHAVKGIDKSLSIGQVVWAPCTESSKQCLVFVGWSSEARKLGMKYCSNRPCALYAVKAPHHESKSEEPEHHSTEELHALNLTPTISSAFFPRFSPNGEFLVFLSAKSAVDSGVHNATNSLHRIDWPTDGKLYQSAKIHDVIPVVMCAEDGCFPGLYCTAIHDNPWLSDNCTMIISSIWHCCEVLLSVNVLSGNVLRISPEDSNFSWNLLTLNGNNILAISSNPANVPQIMYGMVIEKAERNTTWNWSKISSPIFKCSDKVTTLLSSLQCSILKISVTDASNDPIKGADKPFEAIFVSSKTMNKDLCDPLIVILHGGPQDVSLSHFSKSWAFLSSVGYSLLIVNYRGSLGFGEEALQSLPGKVGSQDVNDVLSAIDHVINLGLASPSKITVMGISHGGFLTTHLIGQAPEKFVAAAAINPVCNFALMLGTTDIPDWCYVEAFGTIARNRFKETLSAEDLSLFYSKSPISHVSKVKAPTLFLLGAQDRRVPIFDGLQYARALKEKGTEVKIIMFQNDVHALKRPQSEWESILNIGAWFNKYCK, encoded by the exons ATGCAGTTTGAGGAGGAAGAACACTATGCTTCTCTCTCCAACATACTTCCACACTTCACCACCATTCCCACCATTCACAAAGCATGGCTTTTCAACAACGCACTAGGAATATTTTCTTTTAACCAATCTCATCTtttaacaaaccaaaccaaaacttCAATTCTCTCCTGTGAACTTGTTAAACAAGAAACTGATGTTAAGTTTCAGTGGGCTCCGTTTCCAATTCAGATGTCCGGTGATGTTTCTATGATTGTTCCGTCTCCTTCTGGTTCTAAGCTTTTGGTGATTCGGAATCCGGAGACTAAAGAAGATGATGCTAGTTCTTGTTTTCAGATTTGGAGTTCTTCTTGcttggagaaggagtttcttATTCCTCAATCAATGCATGGTTCGGTTTATAATGAGGGATG GTTTGAAGGTGTTTCTTGGAACTTGGATGAAACATTGATAGCATATGTAGCAGAAGAGCCCTCTCCTACAAAGCCAGTATTTGACAATATGGGTTACGTAAAAGGTGGTTGTGCAGAGAAGGATTTTGGTAGTTGGAAAGGTCAAGGAGACTGGGAGGAGGATTGGGGAGAAACATATTCTGCAAGGAGACGGCCTACACTTTTTGTTATCAACGTCAACAG TGGAGAGGTACACGCTGTCAAAGGAATTGACAAATCTTTGAGCATTGGTCAAGTTGTGTGGGCTCCATGTACCGAAAGCTCGAAACAGTGTCTGGTTTTTGTCGGGTGGTCATCTGAGGCAAGAAAGCTTGGTATGAAGTACTGCTCTAACAGGCCTTGTGCATTGTATGCGGTTAAAGCACCACATCATGAGTCAAAATCCGAGGAACCAGAGCACCA CTCAACTGAAGAATTGCATGCACTGAATCTAACTCCAACAATAAGTAGTGCTTTTTTTCCGCGATTCAG TCCAAATGGAGAGTTTCTTGTATTTTTATCTGCAAAAAGTGCTGTGGATTCTGGAGTGCACAATGCTACAAATTCACTTCATAGGATTGATTGGCCAACTGATGGGAAACTGTACCAATCTGCCAAAATTCACGATGTC ATTCCTGTTGTAATGTGTGCTGAGGATGGTTGTTTCCCCGGGCTTTATTGTACAGCTATCCATGATAATCCTTGGCTTTCTGACAACTGCACAATGATCATATCATCCATATGGCACTGCTGTGAAGTTCTACTTTCTGTGAATGTGTTGAG TGGGAACGTATTACGTATCAGCCCAGAAGACTCAAATTTCTCGTGGAATCTTCTTACACTGAATGGGAACAATATTCTTGCCA TTTCCAGCAATCCGGCCAATGTTCCTCAAATCATGTACGGAATGGTCATTGAAAAGGCAGAGAGAAATACTACATGGAATTGGTCAAAAATATCCAGTCCCATATTCAAATGCTCTGACaag GTTACAACTTTGTTGTCCTCTCTCCAGTGCAGTATACTGAAGATCTCAGTCACAGATGCTTCCAATGATCCAATAAAAG gtGCTGATAAACCTTTTGAAGCCATATTTGTATCATCCAAAACCATGAACAAGGATTTATGTGATCCATTAATTGTGATCCTTCATGGAGGGCCACAAGACGTCTCTTTGTCACACTTCTCTAAGTCTTGGGCGTTTCTATCTTCGGTTGGATATAGCTTGTTGATTGTAAATTACAG GGGTTCATTAGGATTTGGCGAGGAAGCACTACAGTCTCTTCCAGGGAAAGTTGGATCTCAG GATGTCAATGATGTTCTGTCTGCCATAGATCATGTGATCAACTTGGGTCTTGCCAGTCCATCCAAGATTACGGTGATGGGAATTTCACATGGTGGTTTTTTGACGACTCATTTGATTGGTCAG GCACCAGAGAAGTTTGTTGCAGCTGCAGCAATTAATCCTGTTTGTAACTTTGCACTGATGCTTGGTACAACCGACATCCCTGATTGGTGCTATGTAGAGGCTTTTGGAACCATTGCAAGAAATCGGTTTAAGGAAACACTTTCAGCAGAAGATTTGTCTCTCTTCTATAGCAAGTCTCCTATCTCGCACGTTTCAAAG GTAAAGGCACCAACACTCTTCCTTTTAGGTGCACAAGATCGCCGCGTTCCAATCTTTGATGGACTGCAA TACGCTCGAGCTTTAAAAGAGAAAGGAACAGAGGTCAAAATCATCATGTTTCAAAATGATGTTCATGCACTCAAAAG GCCACAATCTGAATGGGAAAGCATCCTTAACATTGGGGCATGGTTCAACAAATACTGCAAATAA
- the LOC131631426 gene encoding photosynthetic NDH subunit of subcomplex B 5, chloroplastic-like, whose product MALTSSLSLIPSTITSPPKLTSKSFSSSLTPPNFHGIFTKSNNNSTKFLLNAGFNVIEPDLNEDPIDQFRTNGIPPEEFEFGIFDGHHTFYEGEEDKGTFWGALKDEIVGAGPPTGFQGLISWLFPPVIAAGVFFNVPGEYLFIGAGIFTIVFCIIEMDKPDQPHHFEPQIYNMERGARDKLISDYNSMSIWDFNEKYGDIWDFTIKKEASDIMKR is encoded by the exons ATGGCGCTAACTTCTTCACTCTCACTCATCCCTTCCACCATCACTTCTCCACCCAAACTCACTTCCAAATCCTTCTCATCATCTCTAACACCACCCAACTTTCATGGCATCTTCACCAAATCTAACAACAACTCAACTAAATTCCTGCTGAATGCTGGTTTCAATGTTATTGAGCCTGACCTCAATGAAGATCCTATAGACCAATTTCGTACTAATGGCATTCCACCT GAAGAGTTTGAGTTTGGAATATTTGATGGTCACCATACTTTTTATGAAGGAGAAGAAGATAaag GAACATTTTGGGGTGCACTTAAGGATGAGATAGTAGGAGCAGGACCCCCCACTGGATTTCAGG GTCTAATTTCATGGCTCTTCCCACCAGTCATTGCTGCTGGAGTATTCTTCAATGTTCCG GGTGAGTACTTGTTCATTGGAGCAGGAATATTTACAATAGTATTTTGCATAATTGAGATGGATAAACCTGATCAACCACACCACTTTGAACCTCAAATATACAACATGGAAAGAGGAGCTAGAGACAAGTTGATAAGTGACTATAATTCTATGAGCATATGGGATTTCAATGAAAAATATGGTGACATTTGGGATTTTACAATCAAGAAGGAAGCGAGTGACATAATGAAGAGATAA